In a genomic window of Platichthys flesus chromosome 24, fPlaFle2.1, whole genome shotgun sequence:
- the LOC133950352 gene encoding up-regulator of cell proliferation-like produces MEDSSTVDIQGRTGTRSPPTGTSANTQTQLQTLLEDLGLKQHYTKKLTLSEILQIDLKAITDEPAKCNSDLPWYFLKKLMMVNVTARNLQSECESSNHGATEATESDFDNLSDITDSGDMVNPLDVITALFLCSDGFVQQEMALKMSMCQFSVPLLLPDCDTDQCKLMLWAMRDIVKTYRPQSLLQSKGFTEERIVLSEIPMISFVRLGESSMSKSKILNELLSTDFFIHHDMKCGNSPRNISNGLTEITWYLPSGKKNIDIFSEPVAVANLRGDIASFETQFSFLCQTSAAVFVFFDNLDPECKLLTNLHHKAQMFLVGNKQSKCFNMDALKTVATKLGLTSNIITKTKQKNYADFVQGLRKKVNNVIENTKKKVCIEKMADIAHELGILVDEDCTECQTAKLNADTITSKIQNIPEYKATQLPLHGEIWKELTILEKEEFRLKSLGSEDIEMYKAGLQKKKEKLRKKQSSKNMSDAMTCFITAISSPGLERRYFLKWMRMNLDNLSREKLSGLRKRYKEKCKDAENKEAIKVIDKELSNSSLGIEHFLREMGQIYEASVSLPEQDQSRKQLQHLPKICAGLLLDGFPLELVDGDASNIPLTWVSDVLSQLNELVTPKNKILVVTVLGVQSTGKSTLLNTMFGVQFAVSSGRCTRGAFMLLIRINENAKEVLNCDFMVIIDTEGLKSAELAQLDGSYEHDNELATLVVGLSDITIINIAIENSTQMNDILQIVVHAFLRMKEVGKKPKCQFVHQNVSDVSANENTLRERELLLDQLNEMAQAAAKMEKKEKIKCFTDVMEYNPETGNWYIPGLWNGNPPMAPVNAGYSEAVYQFKKNITQILGNCESSAKDILKFKEWMSSLWRAVKHENVIFSFRNGIVAEAYMKLYTEFNKWEWDFKESIYKWITNAETTISNLGTPASKSEIVDMTELILSLKSEVSTKLTKLEEELLKKLKNYFEQKDGHVHLVEGNKEEFANSAKILRRDMQNSVYRQLTAAAEMKLGQTEVQKIKEKPTEEIEKAMCALIDECREKKIQMGDKELNQEFDKMWKETVKKLSFPKQKQKNVFTSVSHYLRMNLKDKGSHACELLSQRNLQDCGITPFEYKAKGFFEKFKKQASNWLPIQDPTIRIQKIADNIIDDCIHYVKERGKTDAPEADAKKIKNYSDAYIQEILRIVDERLQKHEDVTIDIEFEVSLKQHICGIAARNFQKMHEDFLKENDPYLCLNKNKEMFCDSFKDVFNQRDQSQKKAEEFTKQCLKPAVEDIVYSKLGPDIIHEMRKHSQFNARVFSQYEILLDLLSKHSFSEYVRYIRSYEGYVKEWILDQTVKHLSKDSKMFELVDQHLDSSIRSIKAAIHKATKKTSADLKTFINNFCHELVDTLVISQDALGDFMMLNKANQEQFAHWFTEFVDKMEEALKQEFKKRDIQSILKHLDVNPQNELFTQLIGCGKQCPFCGVACVCGGDKHSEHTTPLHRPLGLNGNRRGKTEKLDTDICSSLVVSDIRFLCYAPKGEYHFYKNYREIYPDWKIPPDESHQASDYWKYVMATFNEEFAKEHGAKPADIPTTWKVITRLKAEQSLKGSFNMN; encoded by the exons ATGGAGGACTCCAGCACTGTAGATATTCAGGGGAGGACTGGAACAAGAAGCCCCCCAACTGGAACATCTGCCAATACAC agacacaactgcAGACCTTGTTGGAGGATCTGGGCTTGAAGCAGCACTACACAAAGAAGCTCACACTGAGCGAAATACTTCAGATTGACCTGAAGGCCATCACTGATGAACCTGCCAAGTGCAACTCAGATCTTCCATGGTACTTCTTAAAGAAACTGATGATGGTTAATGTGACAGCGAGAAATTTACAATCAGAATGTGAATCATCCAATCACGGAGCAACAGAAGCAACTGAATCTGATTTCGATAATCTGAGCGACATTACAGATTCAGGTGACATGGTAAACCCCCTTGACGTAATCACTGCTCTCTTCCTGTGTTCTGATGGGTTTGTGCAACAGGAAATGGCCCTCAAAATGTCCATGTGTCAGTTTTCTGTGCCTCTCCTGCTTCCAGATTGTGACACAGATCAGTGCAAACTCATGCTTTGGGCCATGAGAGACATTGTTAAAACCTACAGACCTCAGTCACTTTTACAATCCAAGGGTTTTACTGAAGAAAGAATTGTTCTCTCTGAAATTCCAATGATATCTTTTGTGAGACTGGGGGAAAGTTCCATGTCCAAGTCAAAGATTCTCAATGAGCTTTTGAGCACTGacttttttattcatcatgATATGAAGTGTGGTAACTCCCCAAGAAATATATCCAATGGACTGACTGAAATAACTTGGTACCTTCCCtctggcaaaaaaaacattgacattttcaGTGAGCCAGTAGCTGTAGCTAACCTTCGTGGGGACATTGCTTCATTTGAAActcagttttctttcttgtgtcagacatctgcagcagtgtttgtgttctttgacAATTTGGACCCTGAGTGCAAGCTGCTAACCAACCTCCACCACAAGGCACAGATGTTTTTGGTCGGtaacaaacaaagcaaatgcTTTAATATGGATGCTCTCAAAACAGTAGCAACAAAGTTGGGATTAACATCAAACATCATTACAAAGACCAAGCAGAAAAATTATGCTGACTTTGTCCAAGGTTTGCGGAAGAAAGTCAACAATGTTATTGAGAACACAAAGAAGAAGGTGTGCATTGAGAAGATGGCTGACATTGCCCATGAATTGGGAATCTTGGTTGATGAAGACTGTACAGAGTGTCAGACTGCCAAACTAAATGCAGACACCATAACATCAAAAATTCAAAACATCCCTGAATACAAAGCCACTCAGCTTCCCTTGCATGGTGAAATATGGAAGGAATTGACAATTTTAGAGAAGGAGGAATTTCGACTGAAAAGTCTTGGATCTGAAGACATAGAAATGTACAAAGCAGGgcttcagaaaaagaaagaaaaacttcgGAAGAAACAGAGCTCTAAAAACATGTCAGATGCCATGACGTGCTTCATCACTGCAATATCAAGCCCAGGCTTAGAGAGACGTTATTTCCTGAAATGGATGCGAATGAACCTTGATAACCTGTCTCGAGAAAAACTGTCTGGCCTCAGAAAGCGGtacaaagaaaaatgcaaagatGCTGAGAACAAAGAGGCCATCAAAGTCATTGATAAAGAGCTTTCCAACAGCTCACTGGGAATTGAACACTTCTTACGTGAAATGGGTCAGATTTATGAAGCTTCAGTTTCCCTTCCAGAACAAGATCAGTCACGTAAACAACTACAGCATCTGCCCAAAATCTGTGCAGGATTGCTGCTTGATGGATTTCCCCTGGAGCTTGTAGATGGAGATGCATCCAACATACCTCTCACATGGGTGAGTGATGTTCTCTCCCAGCTCAATGAACTGGTGACTCCAAAGAACAAGATACTGGTCGTCACGGTTCTTGGAGTTCAGAGCACAGGAAAGTCCACTCTTCTTAACACCATGTTTGGAGTGCAGTTTGCAGTCAGCAGTGGCCGATGCACTCGAGGTGCTTTTATGTTGCTCATCAGAATCAATGAAAATGCCAAAGAAGTCCTCAACTGTGACTTCATGGTCATCATTGACACTGAGGGCTTAAAGTCAGCAGAGCTTGCACAACTGGATGGTAGCTATGAGCACGACAATGAGCTTGCAACACTTGTTGTGGGGCTGAGTGACATCACCATTATCAATATTGCAATTGAGAATTCCACACAAATGAACGACATCCTACAAATAGTTGTGCATGCGTttctcaggatgaaagaggtgGGCAAAAAGCCTAAATGTCAGTTTGTTCACCAGAATGTGTCAGATGTTTCAGCCAATGAGAACACCCTAAGAGAGAGGGAACTACTCTTGGATCAGTTAAACGAGATGGCACAGGCAGCAGCCaaaatggagaagaaagaaaagatcaaGTGCTTCACTGATGTTATGGAGTACAATCCAGAAACTGGGAACTGGTACATTCCTGGACTCTGGAATGGAAACCCACCAATGGCACCAGTCAATGCAGGGTACAGTGAAGCTGTATATCAgttcaagaaaaacatcacacagataCTAGGAAACTGTGAGTCTTCTGCTAAGGACATCTTGAAGTTTAAAGAGTGGATGTCAAGCCTGTGGAGAGCAGTGAAGCATGAAAACGTCATCTTCAGCTTCAGAAACGGTATAGTGGCTGAAGCATACATGAAGCTATACACAGAATTCAACAAGTGGGAATGGGACTTCAAAGAATCCATATACAAGTGGATAACAAATGCCGAAACAACCATCTCAAATTTAGGAACACCTGCTTCCAAATCTGAAATAGTTGACATGACAGAACTCATATTGAGTTTGAAAAGTGAAGTCTCCACAAAGCTGACGAAATTGGAGGAAGAACTtcttaaaaaacttaaaaactatTTCGAGCAAAAAGATGGCCATGTCCATCTCGTAgaaggaaacaaagaggaatTTGCAAACAGTGCAAAGATACTTCGACGAGACATGCAGAACTCTGTGTATCGTCAACTCACAGCAGCGGCTGAAATGAAACTGGGACAGACAGAAGTTCAAAAAATCAAGGAAAAACCCACAGAGGAAATTGAAAAAGCAATGTGTGCACTGATCGATGAATGTCGAGAGAAAAAAATCCAGATGGGAGATAAAGAACTGAACCAAGAATTTGATAAGATGTGGAAAGAAACAGTAAAGAAACTGTCTTTTcccaaacaaaagcaaaaaaatgtcttcaccAGTGTCTCCCACTACTTAAGAATGAATCTCAAAGACAAAGGGAGTCATGCATGTGAATTGCTGAGTCAAAGAAACCTGCAAGATTGTGGCATAACACCTTTCGAATATAAAGCCAAAGGCTTTTTCGAAAAATTTAAAAAGCAGGCGAGCAATTGGTTACCCATTCAAGATCCCACAATCAGGATACAGAAGATAGCTGACAACATCATAGATGACTGCATTCACTATGtgaaggaaagagggaaaacagatgcacctgaagcagatgcaaaaaaaattaaaaattactCTGATGCTTACATCCAGGAGATCCTTCGCATAGTTGATGAGAGGCTGCAAAAGCATGAGGATGTAACCATAGACATTGAGTTTGAAGTTTCTCTAAAACAGCACATCTGTGGCATTGCAGCCAGAAACTTTCAGAAAATGCACGAAGATTTCCTAAAGGAGAATGACCCTTACTTAtgtctgaacaaaaacaaagaaatgttttgtgatAGTTTCAAAGATGTGTTCAATCAACGAGACCAGAGCCAGAAGAAGGCAGAAGAATTCACCAAACAATGTTTGAAGCCTGCAGTTGAAGACATTGTCTACAGTAAACTGGGTCCTGATATCATTCATGAAATGAGGAAACACTCACAGTTCAATGCAAGAGTCTTCTCCCAGTATGAAATTTTACTGGATTTGCTCTCAAAGCACAGCTTTAGTGAGTACGTAAGGTACATTCGCTCATATGAGGGATATGTGAAGGAGTGGATACTCGaccaaacagtgaaacacttATCAAAAGATTCTAAGATGTTTGAGCTAGTGGATCAGCATCTTGACTCAAGTATCAGAAGCATAAAGGCTGCAATCCACAAGgccacaaagaaaacaagtgctgacttgaaaacattcattaacaACTTCTGTCATGAACTTGTTGATACACTGGTCATTTCCCAGGATGCACTTGGTGATTTCATGATGCTGAACAAAGCAAACCAGGAACAGTTTGCTCACTGGTTCACAGAGTTTGTGGATAAAATGGAAGAAGCTCTAAAgcaagagtttaaaaaaagagacatcCAGAGTATACTTAAACATCTTGATGTCAATCCCCAGAATGAGCTTTTCACACAATTGATTGGATGTGGAAAACAGTGTCCCTTCTGTGGAGTGGCGTGTGTGTGCGGAGGTGATAAACATTCTGAGCATACGACTCCACTGCATAGGCCACTTGGTCTGAATGGAAATAGGaggggaaaaacagaaaaactagaCACTGACATATGCTCGTCATTAGTGGTGAGTGACATCCGATTTCTCTGTTATGCTCCTAAAGGTGAATATCACTTTTACAAAAATTACAGAGAAATATACCCAGATTGGAAAATTCCTCCAGATGAAAGCCATCAGGCCTCAGACTACTGGAAGTATGTAATGGCAACGTTCAATGAGGAGTTTGCAAAAGAACATGGTGCAAAGCCTGCTGATATTCCTACAACCTGGAAAGTTATCACACGTCTGAAGGCAGAACAGAGTCTCAAAGGGTCATTTAACATGAACTGA